The genomic DNA TTCAAGTGTGAACAGCAAAAACCTTCATACCAGCATAATTAGAAGAACTTTAGGTTTATAGATGAAACAGTAAATGCTGAAAAGTTGCCCACTGCCCTGCCCAGGGTGTATGTAGTTAGTTGTTACCAACATATTGCATCCAAAACTGAGAGGATAGTAACAAAAGGATCATGCTGGATTTGAGATTTTTATGGTTTCTTTCTTTAAGGTTTGATATATCTTGAGACTAACATATTGGGGTACACAGGCTTTGACTTGAAGCTTATGGTCATTGAATTTTAATCTGACAGCAATTTTCCGAAATCATCCTACTATAACGGACTCGTACATTTGGAAAAATTGAAACTTTAATCTTTGTAATTCACAAAGCATTCTTTGGCACAGCATGAGAAAGTGATTACCTAGTAGCAACTTGTATGTTCATCCAATGCTGTCCATTTTGTTGCAATTTTTAGTCTTTGTAGATCAAGGATACACTTTATGTTTGCTTCCTCATGAAGTGCTATTCTTCCGTAAACCTTTCAGTGAATGTAGTTGCTAATGCCAAGTCTATGAATGGAAAGAATGTATTACAGCTAATAGCTTTGTCAACCTCATTCTGATTTGGTTCCTTCTCCTTTCACAGCTTTGACCTGTACTTTAGGAAAAATCCATTTGGTGGGGAGTTCACAGTATTTGCTGGCCTAGAGGAGTGCATTAAGTTTATTGCAAATTTTAAGTTCACGGAAGATGACGTTTCTTTCCTGCAATCAGTCATGCCAATGTGTGAGGTATCATCTCATCCAGACATGAGTAAACTCCCTTTCCTCCCATGATTTTGGTGAATGGTTCCTTGATAGGCTGCTGGTTTTGCTGCAAATCAGCCTTTTAGTCACTCATATGTATATGTACATATATTGGTTGATTAGCATGAACTTAAAAAAATGGGTACTTTGAATGGAGGTAGAAGGAGCAACTTAAAAATACACGTGCCTtggatattttcttttttcactCAACTTTTAATAGAATTATTAGGTTATTTTCCTGCTAAATGCTCATTTTCTTATGTAATATACAATTGCTAGGGTGCATTCTTCGATTATCTTAGGGAAGTTGACTGCTCTGATGTAGAGGTGTACTCCATTCCTGAGGGCTCAGTAGTCTTTCCAAAAGTGCCCTTGATGAGAGTTGAGGGTCCAGTTGCTGTAAGTTCAAAGCCCTCACCAGTTGTTTTACTAATATACCATATATTGTTTTGAGCATTGACCAAAATCTTGAAATGCATCTATGGTAACTTACCACTTGTTATGACATCATCAGGTGGTTCAACTTCTTGAAACTCCATTTATAAATCTTATAAATTATGCCTCTTTGGTAACTACTAATGCTGCGCGGCATCGTCATGTTGCTGGAAAATCAAAGGTTCTGTTGGAGTTCGGTTTAAGACGAGCACAGGTGTGATATTATTATCTGCCCCTTTTCAACTGTCATGCAACACCTTTTTGTACAGACTAGTATTTTTGTGTGATAAATATCACTGCGAATTTTATTACTGCAGGGACCTGATGGTGCAATAAGTGCCTCAAAATATTGTTTTATGGGAGGTTTTGATGCAACAAGGTGGGTTCTTtcatttctaaatttataaGTAGAATTAAGCAATATTTTACGCCCTTTGCTATTTATGATGATGCTTGATTGCCCTTTGCTATTTATGATGATGCTTGAAGAAGCGGTGTATTTTCAGTTATTATTGCGTTGCTTAGCCTTTTTTTCCTTTACCAAAATGTTAGATGTGTTCACCATTTGCTTAATTTCCTCTTGTTTTTGCAGTAATGTGTTGGCTGGAAATTTGTTTGGCATACCACTTCGTGGAACACACTCTCATGCTTTTGTTAGCTCGTACATGGTCAGTAAAATATCATTCCTGTTATGAATGAATGAGAACTTTCACAAATACAATAATTTTCTTCACTGGGGAGCATTATGTCTGTGCATACTGTAGTTGCATTATTCAaacaaaaacatttttttaCTATATTGATTGCTAGAGCCCCACTTTCAGGATTCTGGGTAACGTGTTCCATTCCTTCTCTTTTTAGCCATGCTACTTTTCTTTTGTCGTGTTCTTTTAACCTATGGATTAACATTTGAGCATAGTGATTCCTTTTCATGTCATTTCTGTACAATGTGCACAACAGTTGGTACTGtcccttgcatttgcatctaCAGAAGTTCATGCTTAGAACACATTTTAGGGGTacatttttgtttttgtgcCATTTAATGTGAGTTGGTCCTTCCTGATTTAGTTATTAGTAATACTTTCAAAACTTTCAGAGCCTTGATGAGATCCCTGACAAGGCCCTCAGGAGTAAAGATGGTTCAAGAGTCTGCCAGGATTTTGTTAGTTTAGTGCAAGAATGGCTTCAAAAGATACAGGTATGATTTCAGAACCTTGTTGCATTGGTTTTAGTTCTCAGTATTCTTATGTCACTTTTTTCAATTAATTTCAGGTAGCAGATTCATTAGGTGGTGTATTTGGTTATACAAATCCAAGTGAGCTGGCAGCATTTGCATCCTATGCGTTGGCTTTTCCAAGCAACTTCCTAGCTCTTGTGGACACATATGACGTGAGTTAGTTTGTCTGAGCTtcaagcttttcttttgttgtttgtaCTTCTATTCGTGTCTGAATGAACAGGGCCAACACTCTTTTCTCGAGGTGGTGAGTAGGACCGAAACCTCCCATTTGATACTTTGTCAATTATGACTTCAAGATTTTCTGTTTATCTTTCGAATGGTACTCCTTTTCTCAATTCTGATGTTACCAAATGATCCTCATATTCAATGCTGGTATCAAGAAATCGTGATCTTTTGTTTAGTGTCATGCTTGCTGTTACTTTAGGCACAGACATGCATGGACTTATTTTTGCCTAAGATTATAGTGATCGGTGATTGCACGATTCCTGAACAAATGTGTTTTTACTATTATTGCTACCTTGGCATTTATTCAGAAGGCATAATCAATTGCTAACTGATTCATGTATGTCTTTAACCATGCATAAGCCATACTCACCATCTCTTATACCAATGATGCTCTTCACCTGCAGAGTGTGTATATTATCTTTTTTTGTGCTGCATCCTTAGTCCTTACTTTCTGCGGCATAATTGTTGTAATTATTATTTATCCTTCAGGTTATGCGAAGTGGTATTCCAAATTTCTGCGCAGTGGCTCTAGCACTACATGATTTAGGGTATGTCAAATGTCCTTTGGTGCTCATTACTTGTGTGTTTTGACCACAGCCCTATCTTCCCATGGAAATTTCATGaactcaaaaggaaaaaaaatcaagaaaacaTAGATGAAGCttaagtttataaaaaaaagggTCACGCCAGTAGCATACAATTTAGGATGGTTTAAACTTATAATAACTTTATAATTTGAGGCCCTACCAATCAGGGACTCTGTCAATACTGGTTTGCTTTGTTGCAAAATAATTTGCAATATCTCAGTACTCAAGATTCCTATATGGTTCGGGAATACAAATGAGAATTGGCTGCATGTTTTGTTATTTCTATTTGGTTTGGTTTCTTATGTGTCCATGGTTAACTGAGATAAGAAATTCCCTGatatttattttcaaattttaaaaagATCATTTTGCCTAATCGTATCTTCTTTTGTAGGTACAAGGCATCTGGTATTAGATTAGATTCTGGTGATCTGGCCTATTTGTCTATTGAAGCACGAAAAGTGTTTCGTGCTGTAGAGAAGGAGTTTAATGTACCTGGTTTTGGGAAGATGGTCATCACTGCTAGCAATGACTTGAATGAGGAAACCATTGATGCCCTCAACAAGCAGGTAATAAACTTATCTTGGGATCGATATCGCAATTTATCAAAACTTATCTTGCCAATGTTATCAGATGCATTTGTGTGTTCTGCAgtgtatttttctttctttttaatccTATCAGTTGTAGATATAATTTCTCCATTTCTTTGCAGGGTCATGAGGTTGATGCATTTGGGATTGGAACTTATCTTGTAACGTGTTATTCCCAGGCTGCTCTTGGCTGTGTCTTTAAGCTAGTTGAGATCAATAGTAAACCTCGTATTAAACTCTCTGAGGATGTGGCAAAAGTATGTCCAGTATTCTAATGTCTAAAGTAATTGGTTTCTATGTATAGTTTACTGATGGTATGATGTAATTTTTGGTTTCTATGTATTGTTTACTGATGGAATGATGTAATTTCAGGTTTCCATTCCGTGCAAAAAGCGATGTTTCAGATTGTACGGGAAAGAAGGCTATCCACTGGTGGACATCATGATTCGTGAAAGTGAACCATCACCTAAGGTAAAATACACCTCTGTTTTCTTTGTTCACATGTGAGCTTTATATTTAGCACAAGATTATTTAATTACCAAAGAACAGAATTGTAGAATATACCTTGGAATGGAACATAGCTAATCTAGTATTTGAGTTCATTACATGCTTCCTATGGTCTGTATCTTGTCTTTGACATTTTTGTCTGCATTAACCTCCAATGTTTAAACTGGATTTCATAATTCAAAATACTGCAGGCAGGAGAACGAATCCTCTGCCGCCATCCGTTCATTGAATCAAAAAGAGCATACGTTGTCCCCCAACATGTTGAGGAGCTTCTTCAGTGCTATTGGCCTGGGAGATCAGGTATGGATATTTTATCTTTCTTATAATGAGAATTTTGTTAGTGATCATGAGCTCATGACTAAATTTTGAAAGTGGTAATCAGAAAGGGAAGTAATCAACATTAGCACCATGTAGCCTTTAAAAGTTGAAAGGATCTTCCTTTCGCACTAAATCTTTAAAAAGAatcccccccccaaaaaaaaaaaaaaaaacaggtggCTGGCTCAAAATCTTTCCATGAGCATCGTGTCGGTATTTCCCTGCACTCATCGATCAGCAAAGCAAAACCCCTTTCATGTCGCCCCTGGAGTTTTCTTAAACAAAATGGGACACGTTTAGGAAAAAATAACGTCATCAGACCCTGAATAATAATTGTCTATGGGATCATTAAAATACTGTAGACTTGCAGTGTCCTCGCTCTCGACTTACTGATTGTCTTGTTACGCGTCAATGACAAGGCACCTGCGTTTCCATGCAGATAAGCCCAGAGCAGAGCTGCCCTCTTTGGACAAGATCAGAAGCCGCTGCATGCAACAGCTTGAAAAGCTGCGGCCTGACCACATCCGGCGGCTAAACCCAACACCCTACAAGGTTTGTTCCTTCTCATTTCCCCTTATCATTCCCATAATGACGTATCATAACCAGTAACCTCACTAACTCTTCGCTTTGAGCAGGTAAGCGTGAGCGCAAAgctgtacgatttcatccactGCCTATGGCTGAACGAGGCGCCAGTAGGTGAACTGCAGTAGGAGGATGGTCACATGAAGTTTTGGGCCATCTTGGAGGTATAGCAGCAATATACCGCGAAAAAGGTTTAGAGATCTTGTGCAGCTGTGCACAACACCAGCTCATTGCTCATCCCTTAGGATTTTGCTCGCCCAGCTCTCATCTTGTACAACCCGGTTATCGTTGTAGATGCAGGCCTGATTAATACACCCCTTGATTGGTGGGgatatactatatatatacatcgtTGTGGAAAAAACTGAACACATCAGTTATGAGTCCATGGGAAAAATTAACAGCCAAAGATGTTGAGATCCTGCATGCCGATGCCGTGTTTGTCCTCTTGCAGCATACGCAGGTGCAGGTGTCAGATCGAAATTGGAGTTGCCGCTGCAATTGCAATCTGCCAGTGCTTGAATTGCTGGTGTCACTGTTGTCTGTTAtcgtgtgttcttatgcaagaaccGACTGACGAGTCCGGCCAAAAGGCGCAGTCAGTAGAGTAAGCAGGAATCGGTGATGCGCTCGCCAACCACCCCTTCGCAATTAATCGCGGCACAGTGACTGAACACTTTGGTTTGgttgtgttttttttcccctctgaACTACCGTTGCGTTATGACAGCACATGTAACAGACCGGTTGGCTGCTtttggaggtggtggtggcacgCA from Setaria italica strain Yugu1 chromosome VII, Setaria_italica_v2.0, whole genome shotgun sequence includes the following:
- the LOC101756146 gene encoding nicotinate phosphoribosyltransferase 2 yields the protein MAATSAPPASAHANGNGTHAGMAAQVGAPTNPMATALLTDQYQFSMAYAYWKAGKHADRAVFDLYFRKNPFGGEFTVFAGLEECIKFIANFKFTEDDVSFLQSVMPMCEGAFFDYLREVDCSDVEVYSIPEGSVVFPKVPLMRVEGPVAVVQLLETPFINLINYASLVTTNAARHRHVAGKSKVLLEFGLRRAQGPDGAISASKYCFMGGFDATSNVLAGNLFGIPLRGTHSHAFVSSYMSLDEIPDKALRSKDGSRVCQDFVSLVQEWLQKIQVADSLGGVFGYTNPSELAAFASYALAFPSNFLALVDTYDVMRSGIPNFCAVALALHDLGYKASGIRLDSGDLAYLSIEARKVFRAVEKEFNVPGFGKMVITASNDLNEETIDALNKQGHEVDAFGIGTYLVTCYSQAALGCVFKLVEINSKPRIKLSEDVAKVSIPCKKRCFRLYGKEGYPLVDIMIRESEPSPKAGERILCRHPFIESKRAYVVPQHVEELLQCYWPGRSDKPRAELPSLDKIRSRCMQQLEKLRPDHIRRLNPTPYKVSVSAKLYDFIHCLWLNEAPVGELQ